Part of the Oncorhynchus mykiss isolate Arlee chromosome 26, USDA_OmykA_1.1, whole genome shotgun sequence genome is shown below.
TGTAGGGCATGTTATGTCTGTTCAGTTCCATGTTCtattcctccacctcctctcccattCCTGGGGCTATGCTAGCACTTTCCCATGGCAATGATGTGCATCCAAGCCCCGGAGTATTTTGTGTCTGTGCCTTATGCTTATTTATACACTGGATTCTTGATGTAGCTTActgtaatatatctactgctgtgcatatctactgctgtacatgtctactgctgtacatgtctactgctgtacatgtctactgctgtacatgtctactgctgtacatgtctactgctgtacatatctactgctgtacatatctactgctgtacatatctactgctgtacatatctactgctgtacatgtctactgctgtacatgtctactgctgtacatgtctactgctgtacatgtctactgctgtacatgtctactgctgtacatatctactgctgtacatgtctactgctgtacatatctactgctgtgcatatctactgctgtacatgtctactgctgtacatatctactgctgtgcatatctactgctgtacatgtctactgctgtacatgtctactgctgtacatgtctactgctgtacatatctactgctgtacatatctactgctgtacatatcattcttagttgaTCTTGTGTACATTCTCCCGGTGTACATACATATAGTTTGCATTTGATTACTGctacagtgctatttgggttgttaatCAGATTCGTCCCACCGTTGTTGATTTCTTGtccttttttgtattttctttccttacactttatttgacattttactgcatcGTAACattagcatttcactgcacctgctacaacatctgctaaactgtgtacgcgaCCAGTAAACTTGTATTTGATCATTTGGTTGCGTGTGTGTTCTTACAGTTGCTCTGCCCCCGGAGAAGACGGTGGACAgttgctgtgtggaggagaagatgCAGGGGAGAGCGAGCCAGGTGCCAACAGGCACACAGAAACAGCTCCAGTTGGAAGTGAGTGTGAAGTTGAACTGTGAACCACCAACATGGACCATTTATTAGTGCTTTTGGGAAAACTAGAGCGACAATATAATACTCTTTCAGGGATGGAAGGAGGCACACTTGCACACAGTCGTGAATGTATTGATACTTACATTGCAATGCGATTCGTTTCAGGAGCTTGAGTGTGCCGTCTCTGTAGAGGAAGACAACAGACAGGAGTGGACATTCACGCTGTATGATTTTGACAACAATGGCAAGGTCACCAGAGAGGTAAGGGTTCAAAcacattttatattcaaacatacTCTAACACATAACAGGGCACTTTCCTTTTTCCCAGCCCATGATCGTTTCCTCTTtcaaactaacacacacatacacatacatagacTAAGGGAGACACAACCAGATGAAGTTACATTCATCCATTTCAATAATACAGCCACTAGGAACCAAAGAGACCTTTTCCTTCCCAGCGATAGATACCTAGTGGCTGGCTTCTGCCTTGTAAAGATCTGAGCAGTGCAGTCAGAGAGGCCTGTATTTTTGGAGAGCTGAGTTGAAACGGTGTGAAGAGACTGAAGCCGTCCTCTGTGTGGTGGGATGGTTGGATCTCCAGTTTCTTTGGCATCGCCCATGGCCCCGCGGCACATGAGACGGCAGGCGGCAGCTCACACAAAAAGAAGAAGGAAATAGCTTTCTTCTCCAGCTCCCTTTCTTTATTTCTTCAGACGTATGAAAAAATGGAAAACTAAAAGTGACATAGGAAGCTTTTTTACGTCTTAGCGTTTGAAACGGTATCTGGAGCCAGTCCCCAAAGAGCTCATAATAGGCCTTTATGTTGTATTGAGAGAGAGGCAAGGCAATAGGAATGCAGGCATTTGGACGTTTTAGAGGAGCGAGAGCAGAGGCTAGGCTAACAGGCCCAAAAAGGTCCCTATTTCTGAGTGGTTTTGTAAGCCCCTTTTCTCGGCAGTGACAGTCCAGGGAACATGAGTAGAAATGCAGTAATTACCTTCAGAGGGGAAATGCTAACAAGACTTGAAATATGTATAATTAAACATACTATGCTATTGATCCATCTGTGGATGTTCATGTTGCTCTCTTCCTGAACAGGCTTTTAAAGACTTAAGCGAGTGCATATTTCAGATGTCTGCTCTATGCTCACTGACTTTGTGTGTGCCTGTTATTCAGCCTTTTTACAGGAATCCCACCCTACACGATTTTCCCTCTTAtgttctctctttcttattcTGTCTATGTCTGACTCTTAGCCCTGAGGCAAAGGTCTGTGCTATGGCCCTCAGCTACTCGACTCATtcaaagagcgagaaagagagagatattgagagggAGAATACTTTTAAAAGCTCTTAATTGAACCATTTCCAAAGTTACACAGAAAGCCTACAGAGAGAAAGGGTAATGGAGGCTCTATTAAGAGCAGAGCTGCTATAGAGTGGGTTGTGCATCATTTAATATTTTAGCACTTCTCCTCCCACCTCCCAGACATATCTTGTCATGCATTTATCCTATATTTGTACTCTCTGCCTGATCACTTTACAGGGAGAACACTGAAATAAAACAACTGACAACTCAGCATGtacttctcttcatctctcctgtTTGCCTGTAACATGCTAGACAGCCTACAGTAACTGAGTTGTCGGCTGTGCACTAACTCAGACCATCTCgcgctctccctcccccctcaggACATCACCAGCCTGCTCCACACCATCTATGAGGTGGTGGACACATCGGTCAACCATTCCCCCAGCAGCAGCAAGACACTGCGGGTCAAGCTCTCTGTGGCCCCCGACTCCAGCCAGCGCTGGCGGAGCTGCACTCAGGGCCCCGCAGGTAACCACCAGGCTGGGGGAGGATCACAGGgctgggaagggggagggagtgaggatggggagacagagggggaagaagaggtaggggaggggagagagcggTGTTCTTTGGGCTCCCCTACTTGACTGTTCTGCTGTCAGCACATCCAGAGTCTTGTTTGTTGTCATGCGGAAAGGCACCTGCTTCAGGCATGtcagactcctctctctctctctctctctctctctctctctctctgcctgtgtctccATTACATCCATTGCTCCATCTCTCCGGCACAATGGGGTTCATTTTTAATGATGGGAGTAGTGACAGAGCTGAGAACCCCCAGTGCCTTCAAATACTCTGAAAGAAACCTTAAGAGATGCACCAACTCCTTTTGATAACCACAACCATTTTATTTTTCTCCAGTGTTTCTTCTTCTCCCTCACCCCCCACTTCTCAGAGCTGTCGGTAAAATATAGCTACATTCCATCTAACTTTTCTAACTGACGACTTGGTAAGCAAGTATTGAGATTTTCTTTTAAATTGCTACAAAATATGACGCCCTGTTTGTTTACTTCCTGTTGTTGTGTCTATTTATAACGTCAAGGGATTCAAAAGAAGCAGGCTTTGAAAACGAAACATTAGCTGTCAGTCTTCACGCTAATTTCATCTGTCTTCATGCTAATTTCAAACCACAACATATCACACTTCATTAATAAACTCTgggttatatatacagtaccagtcgaaagtttggacacaactactcattccagggtttttctttattttttactatttaatagtgaagacatcaagactatgaaataacacatatggaatcatgtagtaaccaaaaaagtgttaaacaaatcaaaatatatttcatattttagattcttcaaagtagccaccctttgccttgatgacagctttgcacattctctcaaccagcatcatgaggtagtcacctggaatgcttttcagttaaaaggtgtgccttgttaaaagttaatttgtggaatttctttccttcttaatgcgtttgagccaatcagttgtgttgtgacaagttaggtgttgtatgcagaagatagccctatttggtaaaagaacagctcaaataagcaaagagaaatgacagtccatcattactttaagacatgaaggtcagacaatccgggaaaatttgaagaactttgaaagttgctTTAAGTGCAGTcccaaaaaacatcaagcgctatgatgaaactagctctcatgaggaccggaaCGAGAAaggaagagttacctctgctgcagaggatacgttcattagagttaccagccccagaaattgcttcacagagttcaagtaacagacacattgaaacatcaactgttcattagagactgtgtgaatcaggccttcatggttgaattgctgcaaagcaaccactactaaaggacaccaataagaagaagagacttgcttgggccaagaaacacgagcaatggacattagactggtggaaacctatccaaatttgagatttttgtaggTAAACGGATGTTCtctgcgtgtgtggttcccaccgtgaagcatggaggaggaggtgtggaggtgctatgctggtgacacagtctgtgatttattttgaattcaaggcagacttaaacagcatggctaccacagcattctgcaacattacgccagtcccactaagcgcaaaccagatgggatatcatttgtttttcaacagaacaatgacccagcacacttccaggctgtgtaacggctatttgaccaaggaggagagtggtggagtgatgcatcagatgacctggccaccccaatcacctgacctcaacccaattgagatggtttgggatgagttgcactgcagtgtgaaggaaaagcagccaacaagtgctcagcatatgcgggaactccttcaagactgttggaaaagcattccaggtgaagctggttgagagaatgccaggaatgtgcaaagctgccatcaaggcaaagggttgctactttgaagaatctcaaatatattgtgatcgttttaacacttttttggttactacatgatttcatatgtgttatttcatagttttaatgtcttcactattattctgcaatgtagaaaatagtacaaataaagaaaaatccttgaatgagtagatgttttcaaacttttgactggtactgtatatattttttctttgtcTTATATGAGGCCTGGAGTAAATAAATGAAGCATTGTTGTTTTTTCTCTTTTATAGATCTTCAAAGTAAAAGGCTGTGAACAAAGATTTCTTTCTTCTGAGAGAAATAgacatgcgtgcgtgtgtgtatgtgtgtgtgtgtgtgtgtggctgctcttTTTGATAATGTCCTGCTCACTCTCTCACAGACATGCCCCACCCCAGAACCAAGACTGACAAGTGCATTGAAGACCTTAAAAGTGCAGAGAAGAAGTCTCGAgccctcctcaggtaacagatGTTTTACAGCCTGCATCAAGGTTTTACAAGACAATAATGTGTATCTGTGCATTTTTGACACCAATAACAACATTTCTTTTGACACCGACAGAATGTATGTTTTGCAATGCATCTAAAAGAGCTAAAATACTGCTTCAAGCTGTTGTAAAGTcgcatctctctcccctccaggcgCCATCACAGTGACCACCACACTATCCAGCACCAGGTTCTGACCCAGCAGGGTCAGAGTCAGGGCTGCCAGCGCCACTGTGTGGATGAGAACCTGGAGCGCAGGAACCACTACCTCGACCTGGCTGGCATCGAGAATTACACATCCCGCTTTGGAGCAGGTGAGCTGGTCTGGGGGCGGGGCGGGGTGATGATGGAGAGATTGGAGACTAGAGGCACTGACCGATCACAGCACCTGGGTACTTTGAAGCTGTGTCCATTACCCCAGCACCTGcttggagggagacaggcaggcaggtctGGCCAGTAAAACATCTGGACCCACCGGGCACAATACGATATGTCTTCAGGGGCCAGGCTTCATCATGAAGTGAATTAAATTCTGTTTAATATGGGGCTGCTTTTGTTTAAATGTCTGTGTTGACagggagttttttttttgtgtgaaaataCTCTTTGTcccgtgaaaaaaaaaaaagcggAAAAAATGGGAAAAGGTATTAAAATAGTATTGGAACTGGTAatacagtgccgtgcgaaagtattcggcccccttgaactttgcgaccttttgtcacatttcaggcttcatacataaagatataaaactgtatttgtttgtgaagaatcaacaacaagtgagacacaatcatgaagtggaacgacatttattggatatttcaaacttttttaacaaatcaaaaactgaaaaattgggcgtgcaaaattattcagcccccttaagttaatactttgcagcgccaccttttgctgcgattacagctgtaagtcgcttggggtatgtctctatcagttttgcacatcgagagactgaaactttttcccattcctccttgcaaaacagctcgagctcagtgaggttggatggagagcatttgtgaacagcagttttcagttcttttcacagattctcgattggattcaggtctggactttgacttggccattctaacacctggatatgtttatttttgaaccattccattgtagattttactttatgttttggatcattgtcttgtttgaagacaaatctccgtcccagtctcaggtcttttgcagactccatcaagttttcttccagaatggtcctgtatttggctccatccatcttcccatcaattttaaccatcttccctgtccctgctgaagaaaagcaggcccaaaccatgatgctgccaccaccatgtttgacagtggggatggtgtgttcagtgtgatgagctgtgttgcttttacgccaaacataacattttgcattgttgccaaaaagttcaattttggtttcatctgaccagagcaccttcttccacatgtttggtgtgtctcccaggtggcttgtggcaaactttaaacaacactttttatggatatctttaagaaatggctttcttcttgccactcttccataaaggccagatttgtgcaatatacgactgattgttgtcctatggacagagtctcccacctcagctgtagatctctgcagttcatccagagtgatcatgggcctcttggctgcatctctgatcagtcttctccttgtatgagctgaaagtttagagggacggccagatcttggtagatttgcagtggtctgatactccttccatttcaatattatcgcttgcacagtgctccttgggatgtttaaagcttgggaaatctttttgtatccaaatctggctttaaacttcttcacaacagtatctcggacctgcctggtgtgttccttgttcttcatgatgctctctgcgcttttaacggacctctgagactatcacagtgcaggtgcatttatacggagacttgattacacacaggtggattgtatttatcatcattagtcatttaggtcaacattggattattcagagatcctcactgaacttctggagagagtttgctgcactgaaagtaaaggggctgaataattttgcacgcccaatttttcagtttttgatttgttaaaaaagtttgaaatatccaataaatgttgttccacttcatgattgtgtcccacttgttgttgattcttcacaaaaaaatacagttttatatctttatgtttgaagcctgaaatgtggcaaaaggtcgcaaagttcaagggggccgaatactttcgcaaggcactgtattaatgtTTATGAGTTCTCAGTCTTTCAATGAAGTTAGTGATGTATCAATTGACCCATCATGGGTTATTTATCCTGACCTGTATTTCTCCCCTCTCCAGCCCCCACCACAGAGCCTGTGAAAGCAGAGCCACAGACCCGACCATCGAACCAGACCAGGTCTCGCTCTCATGAACCAGAGAACGGCCACACCTACTCCCACCACCGTCGCTCACAGGTGGCCATGGAGAGCAGCGCCGCCCCAGGCCCTGACACCCTTTGTCCCCCACGACCGAGTAAAGACTCAGGTAAACACGCCCTGCGCTCCCCCAAGACCCACAGCCGGACACACCCCACACAGACCACCACGGGCAGGGTGATGAGGAGCAGAGGGGCCCCACCTCCCCCGGCCCTACCCAGCCAGGCCCCCCCTCACCAGTCCTCAGCCCCCTACCGCAGGCACAAGCAGAGGGCCAGGGAGGGCCAGCAGCAGTACCAGGCCCTGGGGGCTCCAGTGGGGCCTGTGGTGGAGAAGGAGCAGGTGAGGGTCCTACCCAGTGTGCTCCTCTATGAAGGAGGGCTGGCCCAGATGGTTCAAAGGCACGAGCATCATCACCACCatgaacaccaccaccactaccaccacttctACCAGTCCTGAGGCAGCCAGCCAGCTCCCTGCCCTGCTGCACCAGAGCACCTTCTCACAGCCCCACCTCAACCTGGCTCCACTGCCAGGCCAGTagaccctacagacagacagacaggcccctCCCACACAGCACAGCAACAGCACAGCCAGAACTGTGTCACTGTTAGGGGGAGTTGGGTCTTGCATGGCCCTGTGGGCTAAGAGGACAGGACATCAAGAGGAGTTGgacagacagggggaggacaAGGGGAGGTGCAGGGTGAAGAGGGTTATTATGGGGTTGTCCAGGCATGAAGAGTTCCTGTGAGTCAGCGGGACAGTCTTGGTCTTCAGGTGTGCCAGGAACCAGGAGTAGGACACGGCAGAGGGATGTAACAGGGGAGCCTGAGAGGAATAAAAGGAGAAAAGAGACTTGGCTGTAAATCCTTCAGAGGACTCTTCTcaatcctctctgtctgtctggttctctgAAAGCCTCTACTCTGATGGACTAGGTGACTTTACGAAGCCATACTGGCACTGCCATCCTCACATACCTCTACGTTTTGGGCAATGAGAGGTGAGGGTCTGGtttggagagcgagagagatttgTGTGTAtgaatatacagtgtgtgtgagagcatgtgTTACCTGTCTGCTGTGACGCCACTGAAAACCACTTGAAAAGCACTTGTGGCTGCAGTTGCATTGGAGACACTTTGGGCTGTCAGAACAGAGGGCTGACAGGCATCGGCTGGATATGATGAAGACGAGATCATCCAGCTCCTGAATCTCACATGCAATACAGGACCCTCCCTGAGAGAACGATGTTGAAATGTTCAGTGAgaatagaagactgtaatcagctgcTACCTCTAGTGTTATTAATGGTGTTATTATCGTTGTTAATAATCAGATGCTATTTTTCAGTTAcatgttgttttattttttaaagatgaCACAATCTGCAGTAATGTAGTGTTGAAACGCTCCTACATGTTTTACCTACATATTGTATATATTATCAACATTATAATCTTTATTTATAATGTGACGTTTGTATCAACAATCTACATTTATTTCTCACTCAACCCCATTTTCCCGATGTACCCTATTGAAAGACCACTATGTATTCAATTTAGACCATCAAAGATACAACTCTGACTCCCTCTAATATCACCACCTAATATCACCACACACAGTTCTTTCACACAAATGGTCAGTGTACACCTTCTCAAGTACATCTCTGCCTTCTGAACAGTGTCTGTCTAATCGTTGTGGTTAGCAGTTCACAGTAAGGCTCTTTCTCAATAGCTGAATCATAAGTATGTAGTGGTTGACAATCCACAGCAGTCCCATGATCCTCCAGGTCTGATCATAACACATGACCCTAACCGCTGTCCCCTCATGAGGCATCCCCCTGTCCCCAGCTGTCAGCACCTGTTTCACCGGGCCGCCATCACGCCATGTGTCCCCAGCACTCAGGCAACAAGGCTCTGTTTATGACGCTGGCTGGACTGGGATGGAGGCTCTCAGctgtctgtctcattcctctGGTGCGAGGTGACACCAGGCCCTGCCCGCAGGCTCCACCAGGACCATAACTCACCCTGCTGAAGGCCTGCTGTCGGGTAGGCAGCTCCAACCACACAGGATCTCTCAGATCTTCTCCCACCTTAGGTGAACCATCAGAGCCCTTACACCACTGTTTACACCACTGTTTGCTTTTACTACAAGTTTCCGTtagtgtgtgttttgggtcagttGAGGGAATCTGGTGCATTCCAGGTTTGTCCTGAGCTCCAGTGCTGCACTCCCTCACACAGCTGCAGGCTGTGCATTAGCAGAGGCACCAATCAGGTTGGCCTCACCACGGGACACAGTCACCCCCAAGGGGAACGCAGCTGCACCCCATTCCATAGCCCCTCTCTCCCCTAGAATGCCGCCGCTCTGCGATCTGCTTGGCACTAGCATCTGTCTGGATTAGCATGGCAGCACCCCATCTGACAGGGCCCATCGCAATACTGTAACTCATGTTGTTGTCTtcacaccacaacaacaccacaGCTAAACAGTACAGGTGTTGATACTAGCACCTGCCCATAGGATAGACATGCTTCAGGTGGAAATGGCTTGTGGCTGCATTGGGGACTATATCACGccagtgagaggcagagagagggctTGCGTCTCCCTTCATGGTGGTCCTCattaggcgtgtgtgtgtgtgtgtgaaggtgtctGCAGTGATCCCCTCAGACAGACACCATGGCTAATAGGCAGGGATCTGCTTGGGTTCTCATCCTCAGTTAAACTTACAATCCCTCCGCCATCTTCCCCCAACACTACAGACACTAGATGAATGGTGCCATGTGCCTCTAGAGTACTGTGGTATTAGTGGGGCAGCCACAGGAACAGATATCTCTGTGGTGCTTTTGAAAtgcagccctattccctatatgatgTACAACTTCTGAACAGGGCCcagggtctggtcaaaagtagtgcactgtgccTCTGTAAAGGGACACTCCAGCTTCACCGGCATCTAAAGTTCTGCTCCAGAATGCTCTACTGTATCTTCTCCATCTGTAAATGATTTCAATTTGGATATTTACAGACAAGACTGAATTTAATTGTCTCACTGTATTCCACCACTTCTCCATCTGTAAATGATTTCAGTTTCGGTATTTACAGACAAGACTGAATTTAATTGTCTCACTGTATTCCACCACTTCTccatctgtaaatgttttcagTTTCGGTATTTACAGACAAGACTGAATTTAATTGTCTCACTGTATTCCACCACTTCTccatctgtaaatgttttcagTTTCGGTATTTACAGACAAGACTGAATTTAATTGTCTCACTGTATTCCACCACTTCTccatctgtaaatgttttcagTTTCGGTATTTACAGACAAGACTGAATTTAATTGTCTCACTGTATTCCACCACTTCTCCATCTGTAAATGATTTCAGTTTCGGTATTTACAGACAAGACTGAATTTAATTGTCTCACTGTATTCCACCACTTCTccatctgtaaatgttttcagTTTCGGTATTTACAGACAAGACTGAATTTAATTGTCTCACTGTATTCCACCACTTCTccatctgtaaatgttttcagTTTCGGTATTTACAGACAAGACTGAATTTAATTGTCTCACTGTATTCCACCACTTCTccatctgtaaatgttttcagTTTCGGTATTTACAGACAAGACTGAATTTAATTGTCTCACTGTATTCCACCACTTCTccatctgtaaatgttttcagTTTCGGTATTTACAGACAAGACTGAATTTAATTGTCTCACTGTATTCCACCACTTCTCCATCTGTAAATGATTTCAGTTTCGGTATTTACAGACAAGACTGAATTTAATTGTCTCACTGTATTCCACCACTAAGTTATGTTTTGTAAAATTAACGTATCTCCATGTTAAACTAATGTAAATAGTATATGGACTGCAGAAAGGTTATACCAGTATCGTGTAGAAGGAATAAACGTATTTATAATAATTGAATGACTAAGCAAATATACAGTATTTTTGCCAAGCTATCACACTTGCCTGCTATTTTGTCACTTCTCTACAGTATCCGCTGTGCCAATCAGTGCTATCAGGGAAGggtagttgtctctctctctctcacttccttcaCTTCTTCTTGGTGAT
Proteins encoded:
- the LOC110506733 gene encoding protein naked cuticle homolog 1 → MGKLHSKHAAICKPRESPEGDSFVVNACLARKGIDDWLVKQKYYCSRLEQQDCHHTNKCGLSTREVLDKACAEGISDEHYRLEVALPPEKTVDSCCVEEKMQGRASQVPTGTQKQLQLEELECAVSVEEDNRQEWTFTLYDFDNNGKVTREDITSLLHTIYEVVDTSVNHSPSSSKTLRVKLSVAPDSSQRWRSCTQGPADMPHPRTKTDKCIEDLKSAEKKSRALLRRHHSDHHTIQHQVLTQQGQSQGCQRHCVDENLERRNHYLDLAGIENYTSRFGAAPTTEPVKAEPQTRPSNQTRSRSHEPENGHTYSHHRRSQVAMESSAAPGPDTLCPPRPSKDSGKHALRSPKTHSRTHPTQTTTGRVMRSRGAPPPPALPSQAPPHQSSAPYRRHKQRAREGQQQYQALGAPVGPVVEKEQVRVLPSVLLYEGGLAQMVQRHEHHHHHEHHHHYHHFYQS